The following proteins are encoded in a genomic region of Oryzias latipes chromosome 17, ASM223467v1:
- the LOC100049437 gene encoding Her13.1 produces MSRRPGADGGPADRKIMMMRKPLVEKRRRARINDSLHELRLLVADADLHAKMENAEVLEVTVNRVESVMQNRDQDVDAVNREACERFAAGYIQCMHDVHTFMSSCPGIDQELSAELLNHLLESLPLNEQNLVPDAASHHPGRNSTYAPHDRLQMAGVSPSPFASSTDDLSSDLDETDSEHSQRSNSEEGRESHGTPHGVHFSKVLWRPW; encoded by the exons ATCATGATGATGAGGAAACCTCTGGTGGAAAAGAGGCGGCGGGCCCGCATCAACGACAGTTTACACGAACTCAGGCTTCTCGTCGCGGATGCTGAC CTACATGCGAAGATGGAGAACGCGGAGGTGCTGGAGGTGACCGTTAACcgggtggagagcgtcatgcaGAACCGTGATCAAG ATGTGGACGCAGTAAACCGAGAGGCATGTGAGCGTTTTGCTGCTGGCTACATCCAGTGCATGCACGACGTGCACACGTTCATGTCCAGTTGTCCGGGGATAGACCAAGAACTGTCTGCGGAGTTGTTGAACCACCTTCTGGAGAGCTTGCCCCTGAATGAGCAGAACTTGGTACCGGACGCTGCATCACACCACCCTGGCCGTAACAGCACTTATGCGCCGCATGACAGGCTGCAGATGGCCGGGGTGTCCCCTTCACCTTTTGCCTCCTCCACTGATGACCTCAGCTCTGATCTGGATGAAACGGACTCGGAGCACAGTCAGCGTTCAAACTCAGAAGAGGGAAGAGAGAGCCACGGAACGCCGCATGGcgtacatttttcaaaagttcTGTGGAGACCATGGTAG